The Alosa sapidissima isolate fAloSap1 chromosome 8, fAloSap1.pri, whole genome shotgun sequence genome segment gttgtcagtgatataagtatttgaaatgaacatatttcttaatgtctagtgacatatcagggccattttatgattaattgaaatatttttcttacatacggttcctttaaacaaCACATATTGAGGttaaatcactgtgtgatttcaatcaatcattgcACAccggacaacaaaatgcaaaacatagttctcaaaatgaagAGTTTCAGCCTCCTAACTGTCACTGACATGTAAGACCTGGACAAGACACATTTcatgacatgtaagacatagaCAAGACAAATTTGTCATTATTCattgaaatagacctacagtaaacacctggacttgtcagcttttttacttttttcttcACCACATAGGCAATGCAGtactttctctaaatgtgccttagatccatttgcaaatagcaacacagaacagacattgtATCTCtgatggataatgaatgattgcttattgaaaaagtgtgcaaaggagattcacacaggtgtatcagagattcagacttatgcaagggaTCTTTACCACCTGTGAATAGATTTTCTTCttagttttctttttgtttagcACAGGAAAATCAATAGAGTTTGAAAATGTGTGAGCAAATTTGCAAGAGattacttctgctgtgcaaagaaggtgttaatgaagaccaagtggatcccagtttctttaagcaggtcaaaggaatcgagaaaaactgtattatgCAATAATGTAATTGGGTGCAAACGGAAAGCATTATATTATttataaaaataatacaatataTGAGTTAGTTCACAGCTGATGAGCTGAGCTGAGATATAGGGACATATATTTTTGGGAAATATCATACTTTTTTAATGTAGTGTTTCAAACACAGCTATGACTTGACTTCACTGGTTAGGTTCAGGAAATCACATTTGAGATACTGATATAAAATGTGGGGGATCATTGGGTATTGAAAACAGGGTGTAGCAGTAGCGGTAAGACCATCTGTGAAGAAAGTACATCGTCCTCATATGTACGGCACCTCTGTTGACCTGGTAGCCTTAGCTGGGGCGTGAGTTTACAGAGATCAGTCAGTGCTTCCCTCGCTCAGTTGGAGTCGTAGAGGGACGTGCTGGAAATGGTACTGAGCTGAATGTTAAAAATAAGACAGATCCTGCCCACAGCCTCTCTTTGtagcaggcagagagagggagatgggaaaaaagggagagagagagagagagagagggagggagaccaAGCCTGCCCCAGTGTGTGGGTCCAGTCTCTCTGATGTGTCCGTAGGCATCGATTCCTTTGTTGAGAATAGTTACTCCTCcaggatatacagtatatctttaTATGTTTGTTTATCTGATGTTTTGGCTTGGATGGTTTCTCCGAGTTGTTTCATATTGCTTTCTAGTTacagaagaaaacaaacatacaagaTTAGACAATTATCATGACAACTTTGTATGGCATACAGATATATCAGGGAgcggggcgtgtgtgtgtgtgtgtgtgtgtgtgtgtgtgtgtgtgtgtgtgtgtgtgtgtgtgtgtgtgtgtgtgtgtgtgtgtgtgtgtgtgtgtgtgtgtgcgtgtgggggaggcatgggtgtgtgtgtgtgtgtgtgtgtgtgtatgtgtgtgtgtgtgtgagagagagagagcattcttTGATGTGACAGTACCGTTGTGAAATGGACGATGGTGAATATCATGATGATGAGGATGCCAATGATCATGGAGGCTATGCCCATGTGCAGGGCCTTCCTACCCAGGCGCTGGGCACCGTCATAGTCTTCATCATCATAACTACTCTGGGactgagagatagagacagacagagagagagtgagagatagagacagacagagagagagtgagagtaagaGAAAAAAATCAATTACATAAAACAGTTACAGCAGATGCAAAGACTGGTCAACATTAGGTGTTCAACCTTATGCTGAACctcaataaacattaaattggGCAAGACATGCAACTTCACTTCAACTTCTATCATTTCCTCAACCTCATTGGCTAGACTAGACTTTCCATATTCTTATTTTTATTATCTGGGTCATGGTTTTGacacaaaactttttttttcccctttttaccACATTTCATGTTTTTACCACATTTCATGTTTTATCATTCCAGCTCCAATGCTGTGATCACCTCTTGAACAGGGTCAGTGATGTCCCCCCAAAGGCCCACGGGCTGTACATCACTTTTATCACAAAAAACTTCAGAAGTGCAGTGCCGTGCAATCACATGTCTTAGTGTCTATCCTAGGTCTGCATTAGCTGAATGTAATTGCTGTGCACACAGTTTAGAGTGAACTTGAGCAACGTCAACTGTATTTCTCACCTCTGACTGACACCTGTTTTCCCACGCACTTTCCCTTTCACACATTCATATTGTTGTCCCCATATCGTCACGATTTTAAACCACTGTCATCTCACtgccatgacccccccccccgccactcctcctctcttcctgcctgtctatctgtctctttgCATTTCAAGTACTGTAATTATAAGTTGAATAAAGTAAAACTTAAGAGTTTACAATGTGAGAGACATGATAACGCAAAACATTATAACTATAAATGCATAACATTATATTTATTAAGATCCATCGCATTGTATAAGGTATGGAAAGGCAAACAATCAAAATGTACAAAAGCCAATAGAAATGTATTTCCATCCAAATGCATGGTGATTTTACAAAATATgttggtctgtctgtctcttctcatttttcatttgtttccCGTGAGGCCAGCTGTATGTTTCTTCTAGTTTTTTATATAAAGTGTGTATTTAGGATGTCTGTTAGGTAAGGTGGTTAGCAGCGCTCATCCTGTTTCTCACAGCTGTGATGGCCGACGCCCTCACCCACAAGTAGATTCACTATCACACTCTGGAGCCTGAAGTCAACCTGAAACCAGAAGGTGTTGCTCTCCACAGGCTGAGCCTGTGCACCCTGTCACACAAACCCTGTAACAACACTACGCTGTAGCGTGTCTCCGCTTTCAACCATGTGCGTGACAAGTCTGCAAGCAGCTCTGACCAAAGGTGCTGTCTGAGACTAGAGAGATTCAAAGCTACAGCTACAGGTTTTAAGACACATAGAAGCACATACACCCCTCACTCTGTAATGATTACAATGTCATCAAGTCACTAGTCAGTATTTAGCACATAACTCTTTCACATAAGTCTactttgtattgtattgtgtattgtgtatttgctttaagccttcagaagattTTGTAGAGGGAGTGAGTCTTTAGTTTTAGTAACCTTTTGAAACAAAGCTCAGCCTTTTTCGGGTGTTTGAAAGTTTTAGAGAGACAGTTTTTCCAGACGTGGAGGTGGAGTGCAGTTGCCCACTCATCCTGAGGCATAAGGGTAGCCTAAAAACCAAACCACGCTCAGGACTCTGTGTGTAGGATGAAGCACTTAGGATTTCACATTTTAGACGGGTGCTCAGTGGCAATccatttgtattattttatcTACCACATAAGACCACAATAACTTGCCAAAGTAGAAGTTGCATGATACAAAATAAATGCTGATCTGCATACTGCAGTCATGCAATAAGCTAGCCTGACGTacccatactcaattctagtcagaatatgagtctgatactgctccattgggacgtaattatggggtgtgtttcaAACGATACAGGTGGGGAAtacctctgcactcaattggatagacctaaccaatcagagcaacgaaataacttaccgtgagatgtaggaagaacacacgaaccatccttcttctccacaaatgcattgttttctggtcttttgtaaaagttattgtgctgtcaatatctcctacaacactcattagcgaaatctaagagatacgtagtagggtaggctattagggaaaaaataaatctgtggaacactgatatgctacaaacatgttataaacagctgggaaaggctgtcgcaaatccctccaacaggtggtcaatcagagatttcaaacaaacaagagaacaacatgtcacaatgcaacacgctgttttcccttgatgaaagtgaaaccatgagttttcccacatctcaattttggccaaagttttctgaaataatcgttttcagtgataaaacctcattgaaataatatgcagTTTTCCATAtagggtcttaaaagccatctgtctccttctagccacagcgtttttgttgcaaacataatcaacctaagcattctcagatgacgtgatagacgaggcgctgttgctcacctgtccatcatcgtaaagcccgatttgaatGGTCCGCCAGATTTGGGGCGAGCATAattgctccacaacggagcaatgccataccgaacttcccgacctcaaatgttgtgggcgggactaagttcggctggcacccaggctagcaaTAAGCCATGAATGCGAATGCATACAGTCATATTTTCAACAGATGATAACACACAATAATTACAGGAGAAATGATAATGCTTTGGTTTTCATATCTGTGTGTATAGGACATCCTGggcatttgtatgtgtttgtgagagagagagagagagagagtgtgtgcatgtgtgtgtacgtgtgtgtgtacatgtgtgcacgtttgcctgtgtgcatgtagctgcaagtgtgtgtgtatgtgtttgtaaagCAGGAGTGAGTATAGgtgtgacacacaaacacagaacctAATGTGCTGTGGTAGGATCTATTTTTATCTGATGAGAGTTTTAGTGGTCTGAATCATGAGAACACGAGGCACTGCTTGGATTTCACAGACAGGTATCCATAGTCACACAGGGAAAATAAACTATAGCTTTATGGCTCTgctatggaaatacatataacTTGCCTGTGTAGAATATTTGTTAATATTCTTACATGGATAATCATCTCATTCCATTATCATAATTTGGCATACTAACATTAAGCATTACACTGTATAGTTGTGAGGTAGCTATCCTTAGGTAAACTGTATCAATGTGtttgaatttccctttgggaTTATTAaagtttctatctatctatctatctatctatctatctatatatccatcatGGGGACTCTGAAACATGGAACACTTTGACAATCATTTAGTAATATGTCCACTGTCGTCCCACTGTGATTAGCTAAAGAGTAGAGTAGCCCTACCATCACAGAGAAGACCAAGGCCACAATGTTGATGGGCCATGCCGGACAGAAGCAGGTGAAGATGGTGAGGAAGATGTAGTTCTTCAGTGGTGGAGGTTCCTGAGATTCTCCTAGTCTGTGATCTGCAAGTCCACGGTCGGTGCTGCCATGTCCCGCACTCCCACCCAGAGACTGCTTCATCTTCTTCTCCGTCTGCGGAGCTCCCGGGCTCATGGCTGGAGATATccaaaggaaaggagaggatcGCTGGTGTATGGAGAAGCAGGAATGACCAGTGAAGCCCAGAAGAACCGAACAGACACAGTCAGAACAGGCGGCTGGCAAAAGCAactggatgagaggagaggaataaTGAGTGAGTGGGGAGGGAGgagtgaaaagagagggagaaagaagagagggagagagagataaagtgaaGAAGAGGAATAGTGTGGAGttgagagaaaggagggaacAGCAGAGGAGTGTGATGGGAGATGACCTATTTCTTCAAGGGGTGAACCttacccctagtgtgtgtgtgtgtgtgtgtgtgtgtttgtgtgtgtgtgtgtgtgtgtgtgtgtgagtgtgtgagagagagagagagagagagagagagagagagagagagagaccatataGCCAAAATGAAGTCAGAGAGCATTTTCACTGGACCCTCCAATAGCAGTCAGCAATCAGTTTTCCATTCTTACAATACAAAGCATAGATTGATGTACTAAATCACTGATCATCGTCTTAACATAAACATAGATGCATttcatgtagcctattgaaaGTAAGTGTGTAAGCCACAGTAGTCAGAAACGGCGCCACCTTGTGGAATCGAAAATTAAAATTCCGTGCGCGAAAGGCAGGTAAGTGCTGTTTGATGACAGCGTAAAAAGAAAACCATAACACATCTAATCGTCGTAATTATGTAGGTTACACAGCTATTACATTAAACAGACCTGTTCCAAACTACAGATGACTGTAGCCTATTTGATAGGTCGTATATAAACATTTGTCTCCATATCTGCATAAGGATGATTTGCAGGGCGAGTTGGAAACCAGAGGAAGTCAGTGTGACGATTGCGGTAGGCTACAATAGTTTCAGGTGACTGAGAGAACAGGTTATTCGTTGAGTTGTCGCTGCGAGTTCTCAGTCGAGAATGCAAAATATGTTAATCATAGTAACAATGGTCGCATTTAGCGATATTATTCTTCTGTGGGCAGCCCTCTGTCTTCCAGGTAAGTGGACCTGTTGATGACCTTACAAAACTAACGTACTTGACGTAGTAGGCTACTCTGACACTGAAAACTAGCTTGAAAATATCGCCAATATAGGCAATCAAATGCTTGTGATTAGCAATTAACCTACGCAATAATAACTATTGTGTTTTCTTTCTACAGAGTACGCACAGGGAACCAATGTTACTGCGTGGCAGGTGCCAAACTTGACTGTTACCCAGAACACAAATGCAAGCATCACCTGCCATTTTTGTGCTCCAGAAATCCATTTTAACAATATATGGAGTGGGTATGTGCAAtgggaaaaacaaaacaagcccTATTTAACCGAGGAGAAGAAATATATTAACCAGTCAAATAATTCACGTGTTTTACCTCTTTACTCATTACAACTGAATGACAGTGGGTGGTATAGGTGTAATGTGTTCTTCATTATCCCAAAGCTCTTGAATGTATCTGCAAACGGAACCTATCTCACAGTGGTTGgtaagacaaaaaaacaaattaaccAAATCAATTGCATGCCTTTGACTCAACAAATTTGGCACTTTTACTGCTGCAACATTTGAAATGTTTATTGTATACGCCTATGGCCATAGATCAGGCATATTTGTTTATTACGTCTATCTACTGTATTGTAAACATCCATGTTCATGCCCTTCCATGTTTTTTATCAGATGAACCTGAGATTCTGCCAGTGAATGTAGGCCTATGGCTTTCAGTTGGTGGTGTGCTCGTTGTTCTGCTCATCGGAGGAATTGCTCTGGTCTTCAGAAGATTTAAAAGTAATAAACATATATTCTAATCATGATTTCATTGTATAGGCTTTGGTAATATATAATCAATCTGAATATACCCCAGAATGATATGGTGGGAAAAATTATGCATACTTCTGACCCTCACAGGAGATGACCAGCACAAAGAGGAAAGAACAGAAAATGTCCCACAAGTAGGTTTTTATGTAATATCCATCATGTTAGTCTTTTTGTCATCCCAGTTTTAATTGTTAGTTACGTTTCAGCTGAATTCCACAAAATATGCATATTTTTAGAGTTCCtaaaacataaataatgcatcaCTCAATGaaaaacacactgtaaaaactGCTCATCTTATATTAAAATCTATtgatattgtttttagtataaagatacTTGCCATTCTCGTGAGATTGTTTTAACTTAATTAATAGCATAATGTCTTCTTTTAAGATGTcatatcaagacaaatttgctttaCACACCGGTGGCCAAATTTGCTTTGATATGacatcttaaaataagtcaaactcttcTTGTACTAAAAGCACTACCAACTAgatttttgatcttaatataagatttaaacataaacatttGGTTTATTATTCCACAAAATGACtttactgcaaaaaaaaaaacgaaaaaaaaaacaagagttATCTTGTCATATTAAGATCAAACAATCTATGCGggattgttttcaggatgaagAGACCTACCTAGCATTCTcgcaaaagatcattttgatttaatttaggaagactttgacttattttagatagatagagatagatagatactttattgatccccaaggggaaagtCAAGCGgggtcttatcaagacaaatttactgaacacactggcagacaaatttggtTGTTTTCAGGACGAGTCTTAAActcttaaattaaattaaatgattttaaGTGAAAGCGCTAGGTaggtctctttatactgaaaaccaTATTAACTAGATTTTgtgatcttgatataagattaaaaacacttggttagattttattaaaTAAACAGTTTTTGCAGTCTATGCCTCATGGCAATTGGCCTATTCATGAACATCATTACCCTCGTCCCTGGTAGGCCGTGcgtccacctgtgtgtgtttccgcTCACAAGTTCAAAAGTACAGGTCCAATGTCAAATTTTGATACAATGCAGAGGGTCAACATATCTTGCTGTATGATCAGGCTCAGAATGCCATTTCTGTTTGAGTTTGAACGACTTTGGTTAACATTGTGTGACAGTGCCGAGGGTCTGTAGTCACCTGACTGCTCTTGTTGTTAGGTGTCAACTATAAAAGAGATGATTCTCTTCTGAGACTAAGTTATTCTTATCTAGGTAACATCCAATATTGTTCATTAATACTActcttacagtagcctaacaacTGTTTAAAAATTTGTATAGGATGTCCTTCTAGAATCAGCATCCCAGGACACAGAGGAAATTACATATGCTTCGATAAACAAGCAAAGCTTTAACTGTAGAGAAAATAAACAGGTAACCTAAATACATAATCCATATCTACAAAACCATAAAATGATATGACATGGAACAATGATGTACTGCAATGCTAACTATTGTAATGTGTTGTTCATTCAGAAAATTCCAGAACAAGAAAGGATGGCAAACAGAACAAACGGCCCAGATTCCACTGTGGAGGAGTCAGTGCTCTATTCTCCCATACGCATAAAGACTAGATGAAACATGAACACATGGACATGTAGTAAATGTCTAGTAGCTTAACTAGACACAAATCATTCTAGATTTATGAGTGTGCGCACATATGCCTGATGGACCGACAGACATTACTGTGGGAGCTGTGGGCGCCAGACTGCTGCATGCAAAGGTGGTCATCTTTCAAAAACCCACACGTGTGACAAGTGCCAAACCACAAGTGAGTTGTTGCATGCAAGTACATGAGCATGCATGcctatggacagctttgtttttgttcatCTTCCCTGTTCTCATCAATGTTTAGCATATTAAATGATGAGCAGACTGATGCTGATGAACAGACTGTGAACAGGCTTGTGTAGTTCATCGCAGCAATGACAGAAAGAggtgtgatttttaaaaaaaaattagccCTCCAGCCTTCAGAGGAGATTGTTATCTGTAAGTCCTTCAGTGGAGAGTTTACAGCAATTCTCAGTTAATCATGCAACACATTGTTTTTTTCAAGGACGTTTGTAAACATTTAATGTCAGAATCTGCCCAAGAGGCATATAAATGTCATGGTGGCACATGGATGTATTGGGAATTTCCAGCTGTCTGAAAGGATATTGTGTTATACCTGAAACTGTCGCTGATAGTCTTCCGTCAGAGGGTTCCATCAGACGGTTGACTCATGACTGATTTCACACGTCTTAAATGTCATTCAAATGGAAAGGTCAATGATGGTAACATtgattaaattattttatttaacaAGTATGTTCTTTTAACCCATTCGTGCTGGATGCTGCACAACGCAACATTCTATCTTCCGCCTGTTGCTGCATAGCGCAGCATTGTATCTCCCGCTggttgctgcgtagcgcagcatgctttttatttcatgtttctaggtgtgcAGAGGCTTAGATAGTAaggttttggtagacgttgacaattcttagtattttttcagaaaaccctcaggaaataaggttatttattCTAGAATGCCACAGGATTCTATAGgtgtttttagcaggcatttcaTGAGTAAATGGGTTAATGTGGCTAACCCTGAAATACTGAGCCTCTAGAGGGACATGACCAAAAAAGAAAGTATTTTTACAATTTACTTTTGAGTTAAACACCCAAGTTCCTTCATGAAACTTATTGGTGCATACCAGAAACCTGATttcattgttgttttaaaaaaaaaaatgcacatgGCAGCTGTGACACAAATCATGATTTTAAAAAATGATAGAAAAGTAAAAAAGTGTAAGCAAATAAGTTTGCAGGTAAAGCATGACATAAGACACATAGAAAGCTGAAATCAAAAGTTGAAACATGGTGCTAGCCTGGGAACCAGATGAAGCTGAGAACTCATTACACTTGCTCTAGGAGACCCGACAGGACATCGTCATTGAAACTGATAAGAAATCAGATTTCTGATAAGAAATGTGTTTGATGGCATTTCAAAGTATTTGGTACTAGtttaagttgtttttgttgttgttgtgtataGGCTAACCTTTAAAGAACATCTAGAAATAACAACTGAATGTGATGAAACAGCCACTGATAGAAGATCAAAAAATGATAATGATTTAAAAAGCCTGTTGCCCATTAACCAGCTAGCTCCCAACCGGCTCGTACTGTAATAAATACAATGCAAATCAGTGGAAAAGTACCATGTCTATGCTTATGACAACTCAAATCCTACAGCACGTCTCTTTTGATTTACCATCCTAAGTTTAgtttcactgctggttacacCCTTTGGAAATCTAAAAAATGATTGTTGAGGGTCCAGACCCCTTCCCAATTGAGTCCAATGTAGTGCAAGACTAGTAGCTGAATTAGACACTTGAGGTGATAATTAGATAATTCAATCCTAGATGCAAAACTGTCTGTGGAGGCTATGACAAAGTTGACCCTAGATTACAGCAAGATGGTGTGTCGCCAGACTGTTAAAAACCCACAAATGTGCAAGCGTTACAAGCCATCACTGCGTTGTTCACTGcacattgtgcatgtgtgtctgttatcTTAAACTTGCATATCTTATAGTAGATCATGTGAATTAACTGACTACACACAACTTTCAGATAGTACCTATGCATCGACTGAATGAGGGATGTACATTTTGTTTATATAATGTATTTTACCATCCCTGTGGTGAGTGTCTGATTTCCTCTTTTAAGTATGGTGTGATCATGGCTTCCTGTCAATCTTGCAGGCATCACTTCAACTCTAAATCCAAGTGTGTTTTTGAGCAAGCCTGTCTGTTCATTATTAATACCACTGTTACAACCACCACTAAATGGTCTATAAATGTGAACAGCACAATCTGTGGAAATCACTTAAGTTTTGGGTATTACATATTCAAATAAGGGGGGTGTTCCGTTCCAAATACAGCTTCAATAAATTCCTAAACATTGAATTGTATAAAACAGCACATCAAataaattgtgttcattttttCTTGAGTGTCCCTGGGC includes the following:
- the LOC121715739 gene encoding transmembrane protein 233 isoform X1, yielding MSPGAPQTEKKMKQSLGGSAGHGSTDRGLADHRLGESQEPPPLKNYIFLTIFTCFCPAWPINIVALVFSVMSQSSYDDEDYDGAQRLGRKALHMGIASMIIGILIIMIFTIVHFTTKAI
- the si:dkey-63d15.12 gene encoding uncharacterized protein si:dkey-63d15.12 isoform X1; its protein translation is MQNMLIIVTMVAFSDIILLWAALCLPEYAQGTNVTAWQVPNLTVTQNTNASITCHFCAPEIHFNNIWSGYVQWEKQNKPYLTEEKKYINQSNNSRVLPLYSLQLNDSGWYRCNVFFIIPKLLNVSANGTYLTVVDEPEILPVNVGLWLSVGGVLVVLLIGGIALVFRRFKRDDQHKEERTENVPQDVLLESASQDTEEITYASINKQSFNCRENKQKIPEQERMANRTNGPDSTVEESVLYSPIRIKTR
- the si:dkey-63d15.12 gene encoding uncharacterized protein si:dkey-63d15.12 isoform X2: MEWLLNVSANGTYLTVVDEPEILPVNVGLWLSVGGVLVVLLIGGIALVFRRFKRDDQHKEERTENVPQDVLLESASQDTEEITYASINKQSFNCRENKQKIPEQERMANRTNGPDSTVEESVLYSPIRIKTR